From Bradyrhizobium symbiodeficiens, the proteins below share one genomic window:
- a CDS encoding helix-turn-helix transcriptional regulator, with the protein MTIHQANRFSSLIGEIYDAAIDPALRSGALEQISQFVGGCAAMILSRDSARLSIEIHQHFGTDARFRQLYRDRYVELDPLLDRHLTLAPERTIGVTDIMSHADFIETSFHREWVEPQGAIDIATVGLEKTAVRTTILQVLRHRSRGTVDEAMRERMRLLAPHIQRSQLMGRRIRARSHTVDDLADVLDGLNMAICLLDADGRVVHANAACRQLFADANLFAMVGDRIVARNTQVDKIFRGLCEFDHGTHSAARRQIELATSADGQHHLLHAFPLKRDRSLPRDIAATVLFVQRASMLPLLAADAIAAAFRLTPSELRVLMAIVEIGGVPDIAAKLGIAETTVKTHLGRLFEKTGAGRQADLVKVAAGFAVPFARRTNGDDGAA; encoded by the coding sequence ATGACGATCCATCAGGCAAATCGGTTCTCGTCTCTCATCGGCGAGATCTACGACGCGGCGATTGACCCCGCGTTGCGCAGCGGCGCGCTGGAACAGATTTCGCAGTTCGTCGGTGGTTGTGCCGCGATGATCCTGTCCAGGGATTCAGCGCGGCTTTCGATCGAGATTCACCAGCATTTTGGAACCGACGCCCGCTTCCGTCAGCTTTATCGCGACCGGTATGTGGAGCTCGATCCTTTGCTCGACCGACATCTCACCCTCGCGCCCGAACGGACGATCGGCGTGACCGACATCATGTCCCATGCCGATTTCATCGAGACGAGCTTCCATCGCGAGTGGGTGGAGCCGCAGGGGGCGATAGACATTGCGACGGTCGGGCTCGAGAAGACGGCCGTCCGCACCACGATCCTGCAGGTGCTGCGTCATCGCTCCCGCGGAACCGTCGACGAGGCGATGCGCGAACGCATGCGGCTGCTCGCTCCCCACATCCAGCGGTCGCAGCTCATGGGCCGGCGGATCAGGGCACGCTCCCATACAGTCGACGACTTGGCCGACGTCCTCGACGGATTGAACATGGCGATTTGCCTGCTCGACGCCGACGGCCGGGTCGTCCATGCCAACGCGGCATGCCGTCAGTTGTTCGCCGACGCGAACTTGTTTGCGATGGTCGGCGACCGGATCGTGGCCCGCAACACCCAGGTCGACAAAATATTCCGCGGCCTGTGCGAATTCGATCACGGTACACATTCCGCTGCTCGTCGTCAGATCGAACTTGCGACGTCGGCCGATGGGCAACATCATCTGCTCCATGCCTTTCCGCTGAAGCGGGATCGCAGCCTGCCGCGGGACATCGCAGCCACGGTGCTCTTCGTTCAAAGAGCTTCGATGCTGCCGTTGCTCGCGGCCGATGCGATTGCAGCAGCCTTCAGACTGACGCCGTCCGAATTGCGCGTGCTCATGGCAATCGTCGAGATCGGCGGTGTTCCCGACATCGCCGCAAAACTCGGCATCGCCGAGACGACGGTGAAGACGCATCTCGGCCGCCTGTTCGAGAAGACGGGCGCCGGCAGGCAGGCCGATCTCGTGAAGGTCGCCGCCGGCTTTGCCGTGCCGTTCGCCCGGCGAACGAACGGCGATGACGGCGCCGCGTGA
- a CDS encoding helix-turn-helix transcriptional regulator, with protein MVDFSVLNVSTNEIPEGDRISMLRDFYCRGVLKAEVEAREGKPAAASFTSHVLPEAQLLIGGLCGARVIRTRQLVADGDDSLALIVNRSGVLGISERGYDLKLNAGEAVLTSAEDVTTFERFSLGSCFSLRVPRRVLAPMIVDVDDAVMRVMPEKSTGLRLLVDYAVTLVREEAFAAPDLRQLGVGHLHDLLALVLGATGETRELAGRRGVKAARLQKAKVSIANNCWRQDLSVASVAQELGVTPRYLQRLFEADGKTFSSFLIEQRVKRAHRMLREPGHAGRTVSSIAYDVGFGDLSYFNRCFRRTYNATPSDVRSGEMP; from the coding sequence ATGGTTGATTTTTCCGTTCTGAACGTTTCGACCAACGAAATTCCCGAAGGCGACCGCATCTCGATGCTTCGCGATTTCTATTGTCGCGGGGTGCTGAAGGCAGAGGTCGAGGCAAGGGAAGGAAAGCCGGCAGCGGCGAGCTTCACGTCCCACGTCCTGCCGGAAGCCCAGTTGCTGATTGGGGGATTGTGCGGAGCGCGGGTCATTCGCACCAGGCAGCTGGTGGCCGATGGCGACGACAGTCTCGCCCTGATCGTGAACAGGTCCGGCGTTCTCGGAATATCCGAGCGAGGATACGATCTGAAGCTCAATGCTGGAGAGGCAGTCCTGACGAGCGCGGAGGACGTCACGACGTTCGAGCGGTTCTCGCTGGGCAGCTGCTTCTCTCTGCGGGTGCCGAGACGCGTACTGGCCCCGATGATCGTCGACGTCGATGATGCCGTGATGCGCGTCATGCCGGAAAAGTCCACCGGACTCAGGCTGCTGGTCGACTACGCGGTGACGCTGGTGCGGGAGGAGGCGTTCGCGGCACCTGACCTCCGGCAGCTCGGGGTCGGGCATCTGCATGACCTTCTGGCTCTCGTCCTCGGTGCGACCGGTGAGACGCGGGAGCTGGCCGGCCGGCGCGGCGTCAAGGCGGCCCGGCTCCAGAAGGCGAAAGTCTCCATTGCCAACAATTGCTGGCGGCAGGATCTGTCGGTGGCCTCGGTCGCGCAGGAGCTCGGCGTGACGCCGCGCTATCTCCAGCGCCTGTTCGAGGCCGACGGCAAGACGTTCTCCTCCTTCCTGATCGAACAGCGCGTCAAGCGCGCGCATCGCATGCTGCGGGAACCCGGACACGCCGGGCGAACGGTGAGCTCGATCGCCTACGACGTCGGCTTCGGCGATCTCTCTTATTTCAACCGCTGCTTCCGGCGGACTTATAATGCGACCCCAAGCGACGTCAGGAGCGGCGAGATGCCGTGA
- a CDS encoding DUF6894 family protein has product MHRFFFDLLVGNIVKIDPGGMVFESTEATVVVANEMANHLFVWRDDLRDRNAWIRVRDKSGREIYRAPVWAESGERVGWDQP; this is encoded by the coding sequence ATGCACCGTTTCTTCTTCGACCTTCTGGTCGGCAACATCGTGAAGATCGATCCCGGCGGCATGGTGTTCGAATCGACGGAAGCCACAGTCGTGGTGGCCAACGAGATGGCAAATCATCTTTTCGTCTGGCGTGACGATCTGCGCGATCGCAACGCCTGGATCCGCGTCAGGGACAAGAGCGGCCGCGAAATCTATCGCGCGCCGGTCTGGGCGGAGAGTGGGGAAAGGGTCGGCTGGGACCAGCCGTAG
- a CDS encoding autotransporter domain-containing protein: protein MIVSDALGVARWRWALRSLWLLMPAALVVPVFTSEPAMAACTPIAPVSNATVVCASDTDTQQGSGTGYGTSGDDNNSYDIRAGVTVSGNDFGFKVGVNSVFTNAGTISGTNAAGITGGDMTITNLEGATIAGFNALTPTTIVLGNAGTIRGEDRAVDTSGNATITNFSTGLITQTRTSGAAIFSDRLATVSNAGTISGHEAGITAKNINLTNLAGGTVIADNNAVFAATSAVIDNAGTISADGSMGMAVVADTGDVIVRNSGTISGTQSSINARNGAANVLNSGAVTSGSTVIFATTVNVTNTGRITTTLGFGMSGITVNLDNSGTVTADRGVNAIFGNVINSGSIIGQSAAVNANVANVTNIGLLQGSTVNGHGILTTQANVANSGMIIGRIGIESTDGSNITNSGTITGAGGVAIKLSAKADTLTLLPGSKINGVVDFGFGHDVVNVNFVPLSSRVSSLTTIQLPTFVNFEGVINTNTGGGGFVGPKVFAGDTLATLDPTALAQTDRTLMDFTGGASSLVQGRLNGGAGQSGSNMMAMAYAPETAQAGPFTKAPRSLWTDPAPITVWANSFGGQRIQDETASTLRATSTAWGGAIGIDRKVRPDWLVGAFLGGGQGGLSVDLNSQSVDTNYVFAGAYGRFEWAAQFFDFTFQGGNADNRSRRLVLNNAAVGGMETATASYSGWYVSPEVAYGYRLNIGNGYVLTPTARLRYVAGRFDGYSETGSAQSLSVGGRTLQDFEERGEVDLSRVTSLAGGELKANVHGGVIALQRVGDTTINAVLIGQNLSFVTPGSRSTVGAVAGIGFDYRTSRNVSVFGAVEGMMMSDESRTGTAKGGVRVAF from the coding sequence ATGATTGTGTCGGATGCGCTCGGCGTCGCGCGGTGGCGTTGGGCTTTGCGATCGCTGTGGCTATTGATGCCAGCCGCGCTGGTCGTCCCGGTGTTTACCAGCGAACCCGCCATGGCCGCCTGTACCCCGATCGCGCCTGTCAGCAACGCGACGGTGGTCTGTGCAAGTGACACGGACACCCAGCAGGGCAGCGGTACCGGCTACGGGACGAGCGGCGATGACAATAACTCCTATGACATCCGCGCGGGTGTGACCGTCAGCGGCAACGACTTTGGCTTCAAGGTTGGCGTCAACAGCGTTTTCACCAACGCAGGCACGATCAGTGGAACGAATGCGGCGGGTATTACCGGCGGCGACATGACGATCACCAATCTGGAAGGAGCAACGATTGCCGGCTTCAACGCCCTTACGCCGACGACAATCGTTCTCGGCAATGCCGGCACGATCAGGGGCGAGGACAGGGCCGTCGACACCAGCGGCAATGCAACCATCACCAATTTCAGCACAGGCCTGATCACGCAGACCCGAACTTCCGGCGCCGCGATCTTCTCCGACCGCCTGGCGACAGTAAGCAACGCCGGGACGATTTCCGGCCACGAAGCCGGGATAACAGCGAAAAACATCAATCTGACGAACCTCGCGGGCGGAACAGTGATAGCCGACAACAATGCGGTTTTCGCCGCTACCTCCGCGGTCATCGACAATGCCGGGACGATCAGTGCCGACGGTAGCATGGGCATGGCCGTCGTTGCGGACACCGGAGATGTCATCGTCCGCAACAGCGGCACGATCAGCGGGACCCAGTCCAGCATCAACGCCAGAAACGGTGCGGCTAACGTCCTGAACAGCGGCGCGGTCACCAGCGGCTCGACCGTCATCTTCGCCACAACGGTCAACGTGACCAATACCGGACGGATTACGACGACGCTCGGCTTCGGCATGAGCGGCATCACAGTGAACCTCGACAATTCCGGAACCGTCACGGCAGACCGCGGCGTCAACGCGATCTTCGGCAACGTCATTAATTCCGGATCGATCATCGGGCAGAGCGCCGCCGTCAATGCCAATGTTGCCAATGTGACGAATATAGGCCTGCTTCAGGGCTCGACCGTCAATGGTCATGGCATCCTGACGACCCAGGCCAACGTCGCCAATTCCGGCATGATCATCGGCCGGATCGGCATCGAATCGACCGACGGATCGAACATCACGAACTCCGGTACCATCACTGGCGCCGGCGGGGTCGCGATCAAGCTTTCCGCCAAAGCGGACACGCTGACGCTGCTGCCGGGTTCGAAGATCAACGGTGTGGTCGATTTCGGCTTCGGCCATGATGTCGTCAACGTCAATTTCGTTCCACTGAGCAGCCGGGTGTCGTCGCTGACGACCATTCAGCTCCCGACCTTCGTCAACTTCGAGGGCGTCATCAACACCAACACCGGAGGCGGGGGCTTCGTTGGCCCGAAGGTGTTTGCCGGCGACACGCTCGCGACGCTCGATCCGACTGCGCTGGCGCAGACCGACCGCACGCTGATGGATTTCACCGGCGGCGCCTCCTCGCTGGTGCAAGGGCGCCTGAACGGTGGCGCCGGGCAGAGCGGCAGCAACATGATGGCGATGGCCTACGCGCCGGAGACCGCGCAGGCCGGTCCCTTCACCAAGGCGCCGCGCAGCCTCTGGACCGATCCGGCGCCGATCACGGTCTGGGCCAACAGCTTTGGCGGCCAGCGCATCCAGGACGAGACCGCGTCGACGCTGCGCGCGACCTCGACGGCGTGGGGCGGGGCGATCGGCATCGATCGCAAGGTTCGGCCGGATTGGCTGGTCGGCGCCTTCCTCGGCGGCGGACAGGGCGGCCTCTCGGTCGATCTCAATTCGCAGTCGGTCGACACCAATTACGTCTTTGCCGGCGCCTACGGCCGCTTCGAATGGGCCGCGCAATTCTTCGACTTCACCTTCCAGGGCGGTAATGCCGACAACAGATCGCGTCGCCTGGTGCTGAACAACGCGGCCGTCGGCGGCATGGAGACGGCGACGGCGAGTTACAGCGGCTGGTACGTCAGCCCGGAGGTCGCCTACGGCTACAGGCTCAACATCGGCAACGGTTATGTGCTGACGCCGACGGCGCGGTTGCGCTATGTCGCCGGCCGGTTCGACGGCTATAGCGAGACGGGTTCGGCGCAGTCGCTCTCGGTCGGCGGCCGCACGCTGCAGGATTTCGAGGAGCGGGGCGAGGTCGATCTCTCGCGGGTGACGAGCCTCGCCGGCGGCGAGCTCAAGGCCAACGTCCATGGCGGCGTCATCGCGCTCCAGCGCGTTGGCGACACCACCATCAATGCGGTGCTGATCGGCCAAAACCTGTCCTTCGTGACGCCCGGCAGCCGCAGCACCGTCGGCGCGGTGGCCGGGATCGGCTTCGACTATCGCACCAGCCGCAACGTGTCGGTGTTCGGCGCCGTGGAGGGCATGATGATGTCCGACGAGAGCCGGACCGGCACGGCCAAGGGCGGCGTTCGCGTCGCGTTCTGA
- a CDS encoding helix-turn-helix transcriptional regulator: MHGSQKLPALVESIYDAGLDPSLWNDVVAGIRDFVGGQACGLFSKDAISKSGVTHYYCGADPHYIQLYSETHAKFDPLTILPPHGRIVSIPDLVNFDEYRRGRFYQEWMQPQGCRDAANVVLEMSNASCPVMMTVLSGRRMVDRGMKQRLSLLVPHASRALLINRAMTAQLTLATALADVLDNLAVGIFLLDGFCRLVHANSAGQILLAADDVVRSVAGQLVTSCTEANQTLRKAFAGRRDGALLAAGGQAIPLLSATGERYVAHMLPLSSLLRDGSERVVDAAGALLVRKVSLGGQSCGELIARTFELTPAELRVFLSIVEVGGVPETAAALGIAETTVKTHLHRVFAKTGVSRQADLVKLAAGFANPLVH; encoded by the coding sequence ATGCACGGATCGCAAAAGCTGCCAGCTCTCGTCGAGTCCATCTACGATGCCGGGCTCGATCCTTCGCTGTGGAATGATGTGGTGGCCGGCATCCGGGATTTCGTCGGCGGCCAGGCCTGCGGTCTGTTCTCGAAGGATGCGATCAGCAAATCCGGTGTCACGCACTACTATTGCGGAGCCGACCCGCACTACATCCAGCTCTATTCCGAGACCCATGCGAAATTCGATCCGCTCACGATCCTGCCGCCACACGGCCGGATTGTCAGCATTCCGGATCTCGTCAATTTCGATGAGTACCGGCGCGGGCGCTTCTACCAGGAATGGATGCAGCCGCAGGGGTGCCGCGATGCGGCCAATGTCGTGCTCGAGATGTCGAATGCGAGCTGCCCGGTGATGATGACCGTGCTGTCGGGCCGCCGCATGGTCGATCGGGGCATGAAGCAGCGCCTCTCGTTGCTGGTGCCGCACGCCAGCCGCGCGCTGCTGATCAACCGCGCCATGACCGCGCAACTGACGCTGGCGACGGCACTGGCGGACGTGCTCGACAATCTGGCGGTCGGGATCTTCCTGCTCGACGGCTTCTGCCGCCTGGTGCATGCGAATTCGGCCGGTCAGATCCTGCTCGCGGCCGACGACGTCGTGCGGTCCGTCGCCGGGCAACTCGTGACCAGCTGCACTGAAGCCAATCAGACGTTGCGCAAGGCATTCGCGGGCCGCCGTGACGGCGCATTGCTTGCCGCAGGCGGCCAAGCGATTCCGCTGTTGTCCGCCACCGGCGAGCGCTACGTCGCTCACATGCTGCCGTTGTCGTCCCTGCTGCGCGATGGCAGCGAGCGCGTGGTCGATGCCGCCGGTGCGCTGCTTGTGCGCAAAGTGTCGCTCGGTGGACAATCCTGTGGCGAATTGATCGCGCGAACGTTCGAACTGACGCCGGCGGAGCTTCGCGTGTTCCTGTCGATCGTGGAGGTCGGCGGCGTCCCGGAGACGGCGGCAGCGCTGGGTATCGCGGAGACGACCGTGAAAACGCATCTGCATCGCGTCTTCGCCAAGACCGGCGTGTCCCGGCAGGCCGATCTCGTCAAGCTCGCAGCAGGATTTGCCAATCCGCTCGTCCACTGA
- a CDS encoding helix-turn-helix transcriptional regulator: MPRPLGHSELIESIYDAGLHPELWSDVVVMLNAFIGSQACGLISKDTVSKSGATHYYCGVDPHYIQLYSETYSRHDPLARLPRYGEVRNIPDLVNFDEYRRGRFYQEWLRPQGCIDVANVVLEQSNSPCPMLLTVIPGKEMLDAEQRARMQLLVPHASRALMINRAIERKQQRASALADVVDRLNAGVILLDAACQIVHSNPAAEAILAEDDVLRSISGRLVTRSSEANLALRNIFRDPGEVAMAAADGRKISLTSHDGSHYVAHVIALPSLLRDGATERSSAVGALLVWKAELDSRSSAGLIDRTFELTPAELRVLQSIVEVGGVPETAVALGIAETTVKTHLHRVFAKTGVSRQADLVKLAAGFSNPLLH, from the coding sequence ATGCCCCGACCTCTAGGACATTCCGAGCTGATCGAGAGCATCTATGATGCAGGACTCCACCCGGAGTTGTGGAGCGACGTCGTCGTCATGCTCAATGCGTTCATCGGCAGTCAGGCCTGCGGCCTGATTTCGAAGGATACGGTCAGCAAATCCGGTGCGACGCATTATTATTGCGGCGTCGATCCTCACTATATCCAGCTCTATTCCGAAACCTATTCCCGGCATGATCCGCTCGCCCGGCTTCCCCGTTACGGCGAGGTGCGCAACATTCCGGACCTCGTGAATTTCGACGAATACCGCCGCGGGCGCTTCTATCAGGAATGGCTGCGCCCGCAGGGCTGCATCGACGTCGCCAACGTGGTGCTGGAGCAGTCGAACTCGCCGTGTCCGATGCTGCTCACCGTCATCCCGGGCAAGGAGATGCTCGACGCCGAGCAGCGCGCGCGCATGCAGCTCCTGGTCCCGCATGCGAGTCGGGCGCTGATGATCAACCGCGCGATTGAACGGAAGCAGCAACGCGCGAGCGCGCTGGCCGACGTCGTGGATCGTCTGAATGCCGGCGTCATCCTGCTCGATGCAGCTTGCCAGATCGTCCACAGCAATCCGGCGGCCGAGGCGATCCTGGCCGAGGACGACGTCCTGCGCTCGATCTCGGGCCGGCTGGTGACGAGATCCTCCGAGGCCAATCTGGCCCTGCGCAATATCTTTCGTGATCCGGGCGAGGTCGCGATGGCCGCCGCCGATGGTCGAAAGATCTCTCTGACGTCGCATGACGGATCGCACTACGTCGCGCACGTGATTGCGCTGCCCTCGCTACTGCGCGATGGGGCGACCGAGCGCAGCTCGGCCGTCGGAGCCTTGCTGGTCTGGAAGGCGGAACTCGACAGTCGCTCCAGTGCCGGCCTGATCGACCGCACTTTCGAACTGACGCCGGCGGAACTGAGGGTTCTCCAGTCGATCGTCGAAGTCGGCGGTGTGCCGGAGACCGCGGTCGCGCTGGGGATCGCCGAGACAACGGTAAAGACGCATCTGCATCGCGTCTTCGCCAAGACAGGCGTGTCCCGTCAGGCTGATCTCGTCAAGCTGGCGGCGGGATTCTCCAATCCGCTGCTGCACTGA
- a CDS encoding sulfite exporter TauE/SafE family protein, which translates to MPDVTTLILLSVAVFAGAFVSGLSGFAFSAVAGAILLRVFQPLEAVPLMMACSIGVQATNLWALRRSIRWEGSLLLIVGGLIGVPIAVSLLQSADTHLLRRGFGIIVALYAAYMLLRPTLITAGDAVGRHWVALIGFGGGLVGGLTAMPGAIPTIWCDMRGMPKSEQRGLVQPFIAAMQVFAIVLLVGHQDLSSKVLVDLAVSLPALFAGSALGVIAFHRVNETVFRKTVLVLLLLSGISLV; encoded by the coding sequence GTGCCTGATGTCACGACTCTGATTCTGCTTAGCGTTGCCGTGTTCGCCGGCGCCTTCGTTTCGGGGCTCTCGGGTTTCGCGTTTTCGGCCGTCGCGGGCGCGATTCTGCTGCGCGTGTTTCAGCCGCTCGAAGCCGTGCCGTTGATGATGGCGTGCAGCATCGGCGTGCAGGCAACCAATCTCTGGGCGCTCCGGCGCAGCATTCGCTGGGAGGGCAGTCTGCTGCTGATCGTCGGCGGATTGATCGGCGTACCCATCGCCGTGTCGCTGCTGCAGAGCGCGGATACGCATCTGCTCAGGCGCGGCTTCGGCATCATCGTTGCGCTCTATGCGGCCTACATGCTGCTGCGCCCGACGCTGATCACCGCCGGTGACGCGGTCGGCCGGCACTGGGTCGCGCTGATCGGCTTCGGCGGAGGGCTCGTCGGCGGGCTGACGGCGATGCCGGGCGCAATCCCGACGATCTGGTGCGACATGCGCGGCATGCCCAAGAGCGAGCAGCGCGGTCTGGTGCAGCCTTTCATCGCCGCAATGCAGGTCTTCGCGATCGTCCTGCTGGTCGGACATCAGGACCTGTCGTCGAAAGTCTTGGTTGATCTCGCGGTCAGCCTGCCAGCGCTATTCGCTGGTTCCGCGCTCGGCGTGATCGCCTTTCACCGCGTCAACGAGACGGTCTTTCGCAAGACCGTGCTCGTCCTGTTGCTGCTCTCGGGGATCTCCCTGGTCTAG